The nucleotide sequence GAATCCACGGCGCCCCGCTGGCCCGCGCGGCGGGCAAGCTCACCGGGGTGACCGCGGTGCTCACCAACTGCGACAAATACGTTCAGTTGCATCCCGACAGCCTGAGCGCGTTGCGGATCGGCAACCTCGTTCCCAGCTCGGCGGGCTTCTATTGGATGACGGCACCGGCTGGGGCCGGCCAGTTTCTGGCGCAGTTGCAGTGGCGGCCGGCGGGGCTCGGCCCGGAAGCGATGGTTTCGGCGCAGATGATCGCGGTGCAGATGGCGTTGAAGTCCGCGATTGCTCAGGTCGAAGACGCGGTCCGTCGGGTAGAAGACAAGGTCGAAGCGGTGCTCGAAGTCGCCAGAGCACAACGTGCCGGCGACGTTCTGGGTAACAGCCTGAGCATTTCGCGGATGGTTGAGTCGCTGGAGAAGTACGGGTCGCTGCCCGATGCCTACTGGGATTCGGTGGCAGCTCTGGGCCCCGCGCTCAATGTCACAGCCGAACAACTGCGCAACCACGTCAGGCGCGCGCTGGCGTGTTTCGCTGACGACCTGCCCGTGCAGCAGCGTGCGGCAAAGCTGCGCAACGCCGTCGACGACAACCGGCTTGGTGATGCGTTGAGCCTGTTGGTGATCGCCGAGGAGTCGCTGCACAAGTGGCAGCGTCTGAGCCTGGCCCGAATCGAGTCGACGCAACCACAGCAGTTGCTACGAGCGATCGACGAAGCCCGCGAGCTCGTCGACCACCATCTGCGCGAAGATGTCCGCATCTATCAGGACGCCAAGGACATTATGGACCGGTTCGCGAAGCTAGAGGCGATCGACGGCTTCCGTTTCCTGGCGGTGCGCGAGCTGGCCAAACAGCGCCTAGCCCTGCGCGACGAGCTCGACAGTTTCGCGAGAGCCCGCCACCAACAGGCCGCGATGTGGGAGGACTTCCACGTTCCGAGTGTGCTCGATGCGGCATTTGCCACCATCGAAGTCGCGGCGGGCACCACCAACCGGGCCCTGGTGGCCGTCGGTCGGGGGCTCGTCGGCCTGGGTGCGCAGCTGACCGAGCCGCTACGGGGCAACAGACGCGGCGAGCAGGGACCAGTCATACAGCGCGACAAAGACGCTGAATCCGCGATAGACGGCGCCGGTCTGCAGGAATCCGATCCGGCCTGCTGAGCAGGCGGCGCCGGTAGCCGACACCACTTTCTGTGGGACGAATGGCTCCCCGGAAATGGGCCCAAAGACCCGTTCGGCCGGTTTCGCCACGCGATAGCGTGATCGGTTTACGGCCAACAGAATCCGGTTGCCGGTGCCGGCTGAGCGGGAGCGTGCGGTGAGGCAGGACACGACAAGCACATCGCCCGTTCGGCGGGCCGCGATCCAGGTGCTGGCCGGCGCGGGGCTGCTACTGGTTGTGCTCGAGGGGTTCTTGATCGTCTCCTTTCGGTTACGTCTGCGCCCAGCGATCAACGCAATCCGGCGCTTCAACAGGGCCGTGCTCAACCCGGCCATGTTGACGATGGCAGGGTCCGCACACTGGTATGCCTCGGTGATCCATCATCAGGGCCGCACAACGGGGCGGACCTACGCGACGCCCGTCGTCGCGGAGCGTGTTGGTGACCAGTTCTACATCCCGCTCCCCTACGGCCGGACGGACTGGTGCGCCAATGTCACGGCGGCCGGCGAGTGCACCGTCGAGCACAAGGGCCGGCGCTACCGCACCACAGCGCCGGCGGTCATCGGGTTCGCGGTCGCGGCCCCGTTCATCTCGGCGCGGTCACGCCGAACGTTCCGCCTCTACAAGGTGCGTTCCTTTCTTCGCCTCGACATCACCGACAAGGCGTGAGCCACCGGGAAAGTTTCTCCAGTGTGGTCAGCCTGATCGCAAGCCTGCGAACATCTCGTTGTGGGCCTGTGGTCGGATTAGTGTGGGGTGAGGCGCCCTCGCCGGTGCCGCCGCGGTGCCGCGAGGGCAATGCAGTAATGCTGCGCTGAGCACTGGGGAACGCGATGAACCAGCAGGATTCGCCGAGTACTTGCTACCGCACGGAGCCCGTTGACGCCCAGGCATTTACCGCGCACTTCGATCGCCTGTACACGCGACTGGCCCGCCCCTACGACCTCGCGGTCAAGCTGCTGCCCGTGTGGCGGCATTGGATCAGTGCAGCGCTCCCGCACATCCGCGGCCCGCGCGTCCTGGAGGTCTCTTTCGGCACTGGTTGGCTGCTCACCCGCTATGCGAACAACTTTGACACCTACGGGGTGGACCTCAATCGCCGCATGGTCGCAATCGCGCGGCGCAATCTGCGCCGCGCGGGTGTGAGCGCCGACTTGTCCCAGGCAAACGTCGAGGCACTGCCCTATCCGGACGGCCAGTTCGACACCGTCGTCAACACCATGTCCTTCAGTGGTTATCCCAACGGTGCACGGGCGATGACCCAACTGCATCGTGTGCTGCGCCGACAAGGCCGGCTGGTCTTGATCGACGTTGGCTATCCCCAAGACGGCAATCGCCTGGGCACTGCGCTGGCCGGTATGTGGCAACGGGCCGGTGACGTGATTCGTGACATGCCAACGCTGTTGGATGACCTCGGCTTCGAGGTCCAGCACGAGCAGATCGGCGGTTTCGGCAGCGTCCATCTCTACCTTGCGACAAAACTATGACGACGCCACCGCTCACGTCATCGCCGGTCCGGACCAGCCACGCCGGTAGAGTTCGGCAGGTGAACGCGCCGTCGGTGCTAGAGGCGACACTGCTGGCCGCTTGCGCGCAGCTCCGCGACGAGCCGTCGTCGACATCAACGGGAAAGAACCGGTCGGGTATGGCAGCCCCGGCATGCGGCATCGAATCGCACACCGGCCCCGATCGTCGGATCCAAGCGCAAGGCGGGATATGGAATCAGAGCTGAGAGCGCGCTGTTGTGTCGCCGGCGGCGGGCCGGCGGGCATGATGCTGGGCTACCTGCTGGCCCGGGCCGGGGTCGACGTCATCGTGCTGGAAAAGCATGCAGACTTTCTGCGGGATTTCCGCGGCGACACCATCCACCCGTCAACTCTCGAGGTCATGAACGAGCTTGGGCTCTATGACCAGCTGTTGCAGCGGCCGCATCAGCCGACACCGACGCTGAACGCTCAATTCGGCAGCTTCCGAGCACTGGTCGCCGATTTCCGCCACTTGCCGGTTCGCGGAAAGTTCGTCGCGATGATGCCGCAGTGGGACTTCCTGGATTTCATCGCGAAAGAGGCACAACGCTTTTCGTCTTTCCGGCTGCTGATGCGGGCCGAAGTCACGAAACTGATCGAGGAGCCCAACCGCGTCACCGGCGTAGTCGTGAATACCCCCGACGGTGAACAGAAGATCCACAGCGACCTCGTGATCGGCTGCGACGGACGGACCTCCACCGTGCGCGCCCAAGCGGGCTTGCAGGTGCTGAGCCTGGGTGCGCCGATGGATGTTCTGTGGTTCCGGATGTCGCGCCGGCCCGGCGACCCGGAGGAATCCATGGGGAATTTCGGTCGCGGCGCCATCCTGGTGTTGATCAACCGGGGCGACTACTGGCAATGCGGTTTCGTAATCGCCAAGGGGTCCATCGAACAAGCGCGTCGCCATGGGGTTGAGTTCTTTCGCGAAGAGATCGTGAAGATGGCGCCCTTCGTCAAGGACCGAGTCGCGGAAATCACCGACTTCGACGATCTGCGGCTGTTGACCGTCTCGGTCGACCGCCTCAAGCAATGGCATCGGCCGGGATTGCTCTGCATCGGCGACGCCGCCCACGCGATGTCACCGATCGGCGGAGTTGGGATCAACCTGGCCATCCAGGACGCGGTCGCGGCGGCCAATCTACTGATCTCGCCGTTACGTCGCGGCCAGGTGAGCGATGCCGATCTGCAGCGTGTGCAGGCACGGCGCGAGTTGCCGACCCGCGCTACCCAGGCGGTCCAGGTGTTTCTCCAAAAGAACGTTGTCACCGCAGTATTGGGTACTTCGCAACAGTTCAAGGCGCCGCTGCCAGTGCGACTGATCCGGCGGCTCCCGTTGCTCGCCCGCATTCCCGCCCGCCTGATCGGCATGGGAGTGCGCCCCGAGCATCCCGACCTGGCGGTGATTGACAAGCCAGGGCCGACATAGCGCATAGGGTGGGCAAGGAGGACAACCGTGGCGCTTTCCCTGAGCCAGGCCCGTTCGGTCTACGACAGGATCGGACGCATTCAGGACTGGCAGGCCTTCTATGAGGATGAGACGCTCGACCGGCTCGTGGCCAATGCGGCCCTGGCGCCCGGCCAGACGATCTTTGAATTCGGCTGCGGAACAGGAAAATTGGCTGCGAACCTGCTGGCTGAGCTGCCGGCCAGTGTCAACTATGTCGGCGTCGATATCAGCCCGGTGATGATCAA is from Mycobacterium marinum and encodes:
- a CDS encoding FAD-dependent oxidoreductase, translating into MESELRARCCVAGGGPAGMMLGYLLARAGVDVIVLEKHADFLRDFRGDTIHPSTLEVMNELGLYDQLLQRPHQPTPTLNAQFGSFRALVADFRHLPVRGKFVAMMPQWDFLDFIAKEAQRFSSFRLLMRAEVTKLIEEPNRVTGVVVNTPDGEQKIHSDLVIGCDGRTSTVRAQAGLQVLSLGAPMDVLWFRMSRRPGDPEESMGNFGRGAILVLINRGDYWQCGFVIAKGSIEQARRHGVEFFREEIVKMAPFVKDRVAEITDFDDLRLLTVSVDRLKQWHRPGLLCIGDAAHAMSPIGGVGINLAIQDAVAAANLLISPLRRGQVSDADLQRVQARRELPTRATQAVQVFLQKNVVTAVLGTSQQFKAPLPVRLIRRLPLLARIPARLIGMGVRPEHPDLAVIDKPGPT
- a CDS encoding nitroreductase/quinone reductase family protein; translation: MRQDTTSTSPVRRAAIQVLAGAGLLLVVLEGFLIVSFRLRLRPAINAIRRFNRAVLNPAMLTMAGSAHWYASVIHHQGRTTGRTYATPVVAERVGDQFYIPLPYGRTDWCANVTAAGECTVEHKGRRYRTTAPAVIGFAVAAPFISARSRRTFRLYKVRSFLRLDITDKA
- a CDS encoding class I SAM-dependent methyltransferase; protein product: MNQQDSPSTCYRTEPVDAQAFTAHFDRLYTRLARPYDLAVKLLPVWRHWISAALPHIRGPRVLEVSFGTGWLLTRYANNFDTYGVDLNRRMVAIARRNLRRAGVSADLSQANVEALPYPDGQFDTVVNTMSFSGYPNGARAMTQLHRVLRRQGRLVLIDVGYPQDGNRLGTALAGMWQRAGDVIRDMPTLLDDLGFEVQHEQIGGFGSVHLYLATKL